CTCACTGTGAGGTACTGATCATGGACCAAAGCTAATAAAAGAGGTTTAGGGAATGGCACACAACTCTGCTCTGGTCAGCTGAGAGGTGGAGCTTTTGACCAGCAGGGAAGGACCAGGTCTTTGGAGTTGGCCCAATTCATGTTTGAATTCTGGCCCTGCCGTTTATCAGTTTTCTGACTTTAGATAAGCCCTTTAAACCGTCTGAGCTtctatttcctcatttgaaaactCAGGAATGATAGTATGAATTTAAAAGAGCTGCTATGAAAATGAGACAGTTCTCAGGAGAGGCAGTGCACGGCAGGGCAGTAGAAATAGCTGTTCAGATCTCCTCTCTGGCCCCCGTTGGTTGAGCGTTTCGGGTCAGTCAGCTTAGCCTCTGCAGTAACCACACGGCGTCAGGCGCATGTGAGGGATTTGATAGGAGACAGTTAACACAAAACCAGCTAACTCCGTCCCTAGACTGCAAGCAGGTGGTACCTCCCTCGAGAATagctacctccccacccccaccccatgaaCGTGTTTCAGAGACAGCAGAGCtttgctggggtgggagggcagctCATCTGGGGGAGAAATGTGTGCATGTGAAGGGCTCAAAACAGCCAagcttttatttatgtatttgctgGTTtgtttactgtgtgtcaggctctCTGCTAAGCATTTTATGTCTTTCATGTAATGTTCACAATAACTCTGAGGCAGATATTgacatgtggaaactgaggcacagcacgGTTAAGCCTAAAGccccacagctagtaagtggtggagctgaaTTTATACCTAGGCCCAACCACAGAGCCAAGGCCATAACCTCTACACAATCCCACTGGCCTGGGATTGGGTGGGGCAAGGGAGGGATGCTAATCTTCTgcatccttctgtctgtagagtACATCTCCTCATACCTCCTTCAGAGGGAGATCCCTGTCCTCCCTCAAGAGACAGACAGCCGTGTCTCTTGAGAGAGTTCTGGAGGCCTTATGGAGTCCACCAGGGCTGAAGGCCATGACATGCTGCTCCCTCTTTGGGATGAAACCCCACTCGCTCCTCTCAATCCCCCTCCCCAGGTGGAATTCCCAGAGGCCCGTATCTATGAGGAAACACTCAACGTCCTACTCTATGAGACCCCCAGAGTCCCTGACAACTCCTTGTTGGAGGCCACAAGCCGGAGCCGCAGCCAGGCTTCGCCCAGTGAAGACGAGGAGACCTTTGAACTACGGGACCGGGTCCGCCGCATCCATGTCAAGCGCTACAGCACTTATGATGACCGGCAGCTCAGCCACCAGTCTGCCCATCGCGACTGACAAGACCCTCCGGGAGTCAGGGCACGGGATGCCCTGTCTCCCCTCCTGTGGAGCCCCGCCCGATTGGCCACCCCACGCTGCTGCTGGCTCGGTCTCTGCTCCAGCACCCAGAGGCATGacaggccctgcctgggaggtcagAGGTTCTGAGCAGGGGAGGGATCATGCTTCTTTGCTCTGCTCCCCCAGCACTTCAGGAGGACTGAGCCCTGGCCCCTTTGCTCAGCATCTCCCTTCCTGCCACAGGGAGCCACTGCTGCCCTGGGCTGAGTGGactgccctgcccacctccctgccAAGAGCAATCCCCTTGGCCGTTTGCTGAGTGTCCCTTTGCTCTACTGAGGGGCTACTTCAGGCCTCAGTGGAGGCCCATGGGGAATGGGTTCACTCTGGGGAAGGTGGCTTCTGGTGCTGTGGGGGCCCAATTTAAGGAAAACGGAGCTCCTTTTTTCCTAAGGTGTTTAAGCATAGGCTTGATGAGTttggttttaaaaaagtaatctagGAAGTGACTAGTTTTAAGTCTAATAATGAGGGGACTTGGTATTTCTGCTACCCCTCCAGGGTTCCAGGACCCTGAGTAAAGCAGAACCCTTGGCCCTTTTGATGCCTTTGGGATCTATTTCTTTAAAGCACTTTGTACTTTTATTCAGGAGATTTGTATTCTGCCCTGACCCATGTCATCTTTTTCTGATCCTAATCCCCTCTTCCCTGCAGAATCAATCTGAGGGAGGGGAAAGAagcaataattgaaaaaaaaaaaaaactaaccagCTTTGGCTTTGCCAAACCGGCCAAGCAGCCAGCACAGAGAGCACAGAGGGGAAAGGATGTGTAAGTTAGGACCTGTGGTCCTAATAACACCCCTTTGAGAAAGGACATTTTACCCTCACATACTGATCTCTAAGGTCTAACATGATTGTTCTCTTTGATTCACTTGCCCTTGGCTCCGAGGCATGCTGTCTTCACTTACTGTAAAGCCAAAGAGCCATCACAGGGGCCAGGAGCTGCTTGCAGCCAGGAGCGAGAGCCGCAGCAGGGAGGCTGTGGAGCCCACAGGCACTGGGCCCTGCAGGCCTGTCAGGTAGCGGCAGCAAACGCAGAGTCCCGCATTACTGGCAGCCCTGTGTAGAGGCGGCTGTgcttcaccacacacacaccctgcctcCCACCCATGCTACTGGTTTTGTGTCCTGGCTGGAGACGGTGGTTCTGTCCAGTGGTGAGTCCCTGAACACAGGATGATGTGAGTAGCCTCAGCACCTTGaaagcttgcttgctttcttttggAGATGCCAAGCACCAGCTCTTGGGCAAGGGTGCAAGATCCTCTTCAGGGCTTTGGTTTTCATTCCCTTCTGTTTGGCTTGGCCCTTGGGAGGCTGCTTATCCAAATTCTTTTCCAAAGGAATGCTGCTAGGGAAGCTGTTCAACCAGCCTAACAAAGCAGCATAGCCACTTAGCAGTACCCAGTCAGGAAGGGACATAGGTTATCAAGTTCATGTCTCTTGACTACTCTTACTATAGCTAAGTGGCTGCTCATGGCTGACCCCACAGAGCCTATGGGCAAATGCCAGGCCAGGGTTAGCAGACACTCACAAGGACCTGAAATGACAtgatggggggtggggaaggaagtgACTCTAATCAGGCATTTTACACTTGTCACAGTCTTGAATGTATAAAGACTTTCAGATGGGGCACCTTAGTGATCAGCTACAAACAGTTCTTCCAGCCCTCACTGGAGtaacaaaatgaagacaaatCCATTTCTTCGGCCAGATTCCGGCTCTGGCTTTGTGGCTTTCCCACAGTGACTGGAATGCTTCTGCCTGAGGCCACTGGCCTGTTTCTTCAGCTGCCTTCCTGAAGCCTTTTAATACTCAAAAGTCCCAGCTCCCCACTGAGGTATTTTAATGCTTGTCCTCTGACCTCCCCAGCCCCGTGGCCTCTCTTTCCTGCTCTCACATTCAGATCCTCAGCTGTGTCAGTGGCAAGCAGTCTTTTCTTCCTGAGAAAGCACAAGAGTCTGGGACTTGGGCACTTATCTCCTCCAACTGAAAATATCTCCTTGGTCTTAAAATACTAACACTGAACTCACTGAAATAATCTTAGCTTTTTAAATCAGACTGTGGTGTAAAGGTTTGGGGATTTTCTTTGAGTTTCCCAGCCCCATTCAGAAAGCAGCTCTTGGCTGTTTTGAATTTTTCAACTCCGAGCAGCCAAAGGGAGTGTAAACAAAAGGTGTGGATAAAGGTCAAACATTCTTGTCAGTTTCTGAGAAAACTGGAAGCCTGCTGTTAACCACAGGGACCAGTATTAGGTTCTAATCAATCTGTTACCCCACCGAGGTCTGCCTGAAAGACAGCACAGGTCCCGGTATGAAAGAACTTCCTTCTTTATCATGTAACTACGATTCTTTGTTGCTCAGTATAGGTGATGAAAACAAACACTAATTTCTAATAAAATTGTGTTACACTGCAGTAGTACAGAGCCGTGCTTACAGTGAGTACATCTTTGTCAGCTTGCTGCCTTGGATGTAATTCTTGTATTTCAGTTCATCACCTGACTTCATTATGTTCTCGCTGGGTCCCATGTTCCATTGCAATCAGTTGCCCTGCATCCCAGGCTCCCCCTGGTGGAGGATTAAGGACAACATTAATAAGGACTGGAACTGAGAtttaatattaattcaaaatgacctCTTTAACAATGACTACAGTAGTGTGCAGGGATCCTAAGAATCGGCAAAAATGCAACACATTTTATCTCTGGCTCTTGGAGATCTGTGAGAAGCTCAGAAAGTAGCTTGGCTTGGTCACCGTCCATACCAAAGCTCCTTGGCTGAGTTTCTGCATTTGTGATCTTGGAGGCTTGAGACTTGAGCCCACAGCTGGCAAGCCCATTGCTCCGGGAAACCCAACAGGCTTGCCTCACTCCTCtcccaggcccagggaggccaGAGATGCCAACAGTTGGCCAGCACTAAGAGCTAAGCCACTCCTTTGACCTTGATGCTGGCCTCCTGCTCTGCACTTGGCAGAGGgtaaagaaaagaacaagaatccagtccagccccCATTCCACTGGCTAAGAGGCACGGTGACCTGGGAGACGTCAGCCGACCCCCAATCTCAAGAAGGAAACAACCTAGTAGAAGGGGCAGCTTCCTGGGAGGGCAGTAAGGAAAGCAACAAAGGGCCCCTGCCGGGTCAAAAAGGGAGCCTGAGACCCCGGGGGCAGAAATGGCGAGGATGGCCAAGCGTGCACTGGTTTATTGACCAAACCTCACATTCTAAACAATTTGTGTGACAGGCTAGGAAACTCCTCCAGGCCTGGGCAgctgaacacagagttcctgatGGAAGGGtttactggaacacagcacaGGCAGGGCTTATGGGGGAGGCCAGCCTTGGAGGAGTCCTACATGGGTCTTCTGGAGAGAACAGTTACACTCCACCCGCCAAAACAAGAACCCCACAATCAAATGGCGCAAAGGATTAAGAGACCCACTGTGGCCCACGATGGAGAGAGTTCTGCAGCAATCGTGGGGTGTTCTTCAGGGGCTGAGGCTGGGTACTCAGGACCTCAGCTGGCCTACCAGTGAAGGCCTGAAGGTGGtgtcttttcatctttattgCTTTCGAGGGAGAAAGGCGGGATCCGGACATCAAAGTGGGAACCATCAGGCCTCTCGAAGCGGAACGTGCCCCTGTAGGTCAGAGAAAAGCTGGTTTAGAGGGAATGAGGGCTAAGGCCCTCCTGAGGTCTGGAGAGCCCATTCTGGCCCTAtatgaaaataagaaacacaGCTGTCCTGATACTGGTCCTTAGATGCATAAGGCATAAGCTACCCAACTACACTTTCAGGTTAAGGAGTGAAACAGCAGGGCAAAAAACCAACTACATGGGCAACTCAGTACAGCATCAGAGTCACCAGACTTCAGGGGGTGGGGATATAGTGCAGTGGTAGAGTgtacacttagcatgcacaaggtcctggggtcaatccccagtacctccattaaagtaaataaataaataaagtacattcttaaaaaaaaaaatagtcaccaGACCTCTCTGATGTAAGTCCTTAGTCCACAAAACCACAGGGAAGTAGGAAACAGACAGTCATAAAAAATCAGATGACACCCACACAACAATGAACAGGAGATAAGGCTCCACCTCAGGACTTCAGAGTCCCAGAGTTAACTGTCAGCTATAACCTCTCACTTTGACCTGCAGTCTCCGTGAAGTTGAGCTGCCCCCGCCCCAACACATGCTCACTCACCACATGTGCCCACTGGAAGCTTGCAGGGAGACATGGCTGCTATACTGGAATGCAGGCTGCTCCTTTGATAACACTGGTTCCTGTGAGGGTTCAGGCAAAAGAGGTCAGGCCAGACAAGCTCCCTGTACCCTGGGGCCCCATGCTGACTGCCAGTCAGGACTGGATGCCCCCCCATGCCTCCCACCATAACTCGACCAGTACCTCCTCCCACAGCACAGCCATTGACCTGGTCCTTTTATTCTGACCTTGGGAAAGATAATCTCAGATTGAATGTCTGAGGTAACTAGGGCCTACTCTGTAAATACCTCTTCCAGCGTCTGTTCACTGAGTACCTGAGTGCCAGGCACCATGTGGTGTTCTGCAAACTCCTGCTGACTTAAGTCTTGTGATAATCATAAGATAATgggtgttatccccattttagcgGTAAGAAACTGAGATtttggttaaataacttgcccaaaattATGCAGCGAGTAAACAACATAGCTGGCATTTGAAACCAGACTAACTCCAAAGCCCTATTTTTACTATCCCACCCAGCTTCCCCAAGTCCCTGCAAACATcgataaatgcttgttgaatgtgGCCCCTTCTCGTGACTTTATTTCTCAAGAGACGGTGGCGTAGCAAACGAATTGCAAAATCAGATCTCTTCAAGGACCAGCAAAGGATGTACGCATATaaagaggcagaggaaggacAACCAGGAGTGGTGGGGAGTGCATGCGCCGCCTGAAGGCATTCcaattcagttttgttttttcatttttttttttaaggatatgtGTTGCCAAAGCGAGCACccaattcaaattttttaaaaagcactatgCCTACAACCACAAGCTTTGATGTCAGATTCacttggattcaaatccaggccctGCCACTATTAGCTATAGGACCATGGGCTAGTTAAATTTAACagtctcagtctcttcatctgtgaaTGGGTGGTTATGAGGCTTCTCACCCCAAACAGCCTGACGCTTTCACACACTGAGCCTCTGTCCCTaaccacagaggaggaggaaaccATGCACTAAGCTCCCAAGCCTGCTGTGCAGGACCAGAAACTGGGCATTATTGGCCCAAAGATGCTCACCCTGCCCACCACCCCTCGGCCTCGCACTGTCTCCAAGGTGCCGGATAGACTGAATATCCTCCAGTGCCGCTCCCGGAGCTGTACCACGTCACTGTCAAGGTTCTCCAAGCGGATACAGTAGCGCCACTGTGAGGGTAGGGAAAAGAGTTCACATCTGAGAAGGAATAGACCCTGGGCTAGCCCTCTCAGAATTCTAGGAGAGCAAAGGGCAACAAAGGCATCTGCATTGCACAAGCCCCACCTCCCAACCTGCCCAAGTAGGCACACCTCCTGAGCTCCCCTCCTCCCAAGGAAGACACTCACCCAGTAGACATGGGAATTCTGGGCCTCCTggggaaaaaacacaaagaatttcAGTGCCAGAGGGCAGGGACCAAGTCTCTTCCCATAAACATCTCTCCGAAGAAGTGATGTATTCTAGGAACGTTGCAAAGATAGAACAAAGCTCAACTATGTCTGAACTATGGCCAACAAGCCCACAGGGAGGCAGTCTCCCTTGGGTCCATCCCTGGCCTCCCTCCTCTTCATCCTATCGAGATCACCAACAGAGCTGGACGCCAACAGAAACCAGCCTGGAGCTCTTCCTTTACCACCCTCCCTGTCAGCTGCCACCTCCCATCACCGCTGGCCCAGGCCACTGTCCTCCTCCTTGGCCCTCCCATACTCCAGGCTAATTATAATATTTGACATGCTATATGTTGGTCTCCCCCGCTACCATGAGCTCCCAGAAGGCAGGAACGGTGTTCCACTTTTATTTGTATCTCCAGGACCCAGCTTACCACCAAGCAAGAAATAGCTAAATGAACGTTTGACTAACGCATAAAAAGTGTAAAGATGGGCCTACACTGATTTAAATAAGCATGTGTATATTCTTCATAAACATGGCCCCTTCGAGtctgaagagaaaaaggaagggttAGCCAGGAGGACTCCTTCCTAGGACCAGGGTTTCCCTACTCTAGGTCTTGGTGTCAGCTGTCGCCAAGAGGCTGCTCAACCCCAACCATGTATGCAGCACTTGAAATCAGAACCACAGACATGGTTTAAATTTGGAACCCACGCCAGCAGTCACTGAGGATACCACACAGAACCTGGGGCCTAGCTCTGAGGGCAGGTATCCAAGCTGGGCACATACCCTCATGCCCATGTAGAAGGGGATGACAGTGACACGGATGTTCTCAGTGGTTTCCCGGTGGACATCAGAGAGCTCCAGCCAGGGGTGATTCTTCTCTTGCCAGGCCCGTAGCGTCTCTCGAGCCACAAAAGGGGGTGCTGGGACAAGAGATGACTAGTTAGTCCAGGCCAGAGTCCAGTCCACTCTCCAACTGCCCCTTCTAGAAAACTCTTCCCAGTGGTGGCCCAGGTAAACAAGACACCCAAACATGAGCCAAGCACAGGTTGGAAGAAGGCAGGGAGCTGCCTACCAAGAATAAGCCCTGAGGGGCTGACATCAGGGGAAGAGAAGCAGACTAGGAGTTAGGAGCCCTGATTTTCAGACCTCGCTCCGCACCACCTCGCAACCTTCAGTCCCTTCTCATCATCCCTGAGCCTGTTTCCGTATCTGTTAGGAGGAGATAATAGCCATCTATCTGACAAGTCTAATGGGAGTTTGAATAAGGTTGTGGAAACAGAGCTTTGAAAATGCTTCTGTGATACTCTCTTTGAAGAAAGGGCCCTCCTATTCCAGCTTCCCTTAATAAGAGAGGATACCTTTTGTCTGGTCATACAGAAGAAATCTTTCAAAGAGCTCATGCTGGATGGGAACCTGATCAGTGGAGGTGTAGGGGAGGATGTCTTCATGGCTGACATAGTCCAGGCCTGGCAGAGAAAGGCAAAGGGACAGTGAAACTCATGTAGGAGGAGACAGGACCAGGGCTGAGAAGAAACACAATTCCTGGCCTTGTCCCAGGTTGGGATGACCACCACTGCTCTCAGCATCTTTACTCCCTCCCAGCAGATTAAAGGACATCAGAAAGGCATCAAAATCCTCTCCCTAAGACACACTACACCGACCACCACAGGCACCATTCAGATGCTCACCACTTACCTGGGATGGCATAGAGGGCCCGGCTGTCATCATGGTTAGCCAAGAAAGTCACAGCTTCTGTCTGAGATCTCTGAGACTAAGGCAAGAAGTGAGTCAGAGACTTTCTTGGTCACTATCCAGTAGTGAGGGCTTGGGGCCCAGTGCTGACCCAGGCCTGTTtaacccctctccttcccttagCCCCCATCGGGGTTCAGGCCTTTCTCATGGAGAGGGTAAACAACCCCAGGCACAGCCATCTTGCTTACTTACTATATGTGGACAGTCTCGGGCATCAATCAGCACCTGATAGTAAGTGTGGGTTTTGCCTTTCACCTCCTTAGAGCCATGGCCAGCAGGGTTTTCTGCTCTATGGGGCAGGAGAAGCAGCCCAAGATCACCcccagagaaaagagaagcagtGCTTGCCCCAGGTCCCTACCACCTCCTCACTAAACAGAGTGGTGCCTGAACTGAAGGGGCTTAGCACCTGCTGTGTACCTGTTCAGCAACACCCCAGCCAGGTGCTCCCCAGTCAGGGGTAAGCAATGGAGTATGGAGGACCTATGGCATAGGGTCATCATTTATCTTACTCTCTGGATGCCTTTTACAAGAAACAGGCCATGTTGAGAAAATCAAACTGCTGCCTCAGTCCCTGAAACCCAAAGCACCCCATTCTCCTCATGTCCCAGGGGCTGTCTGTGATTATTTAACAGAGCtgggccttttcttttttaacgtaCTCTAGTGATAATAAAAGATTAAGGGAAAGATTCTAACTGAACATCAAGAAATCAAGAAGCCTAGTCCCCCAAATGCCCTCTGGAGTACTTATAATGCAAATTGTGAATCCCTCGGGACAGTATCCTGGGGAGACCTAAAGGGATCCTCTGACTTAAGACTGTCCCTGGCATGCAACACTTCTGTCTCCATGGGTATTAGTGGCCTGGGACTGTTTCTAAGGCCCAGAAGGATGCTGTCTTCACCCCTGGGGCCCCAATTATGTATGTCTGCCATGAAGCAGGTCTCCTCCTGAGGATATGTGTGGCACAATGATGAGGAAACTTACTTTTCTGGAGCAGCAGAAGCCACATCCCGGTCGTATAGTCTGGCTTGCCAGGGAAACAGGACGACACCTCGGTAGCCAAaaacactgtgaaggaaaagctgggaggGAAGAGAGGCCTCAGTGAGTCTGCAGCCCAGCAGGTCCAGCTAGGTGGGGCCCACACCACTAAGTGGCACAGGTGTTAGCAACTCTAGCACGAGGTCTTGCTACTCTTTCCCTTGAATTCTGCGATCCACCTAGGCAAACTATGGAACACTCTTACCGCCTCTTCAACTAGGTGACTTCTACTCATCCTTTAGGCCATAGCTGAGGCCTCTAGGAAGCCTCCTTTACCTCCCCTCCACTTAGCACAGTGTACAGCTGTTGACCATTTGCATATTATAATTCCTTTCTAAACTGTCAACTCCGTGAAGGTATTGCTTTCTGATTTAACACCAATGCATAACGCTCAGTCCATTgcagacatacaaaaaaaaaaagttaggccTAAATCTATCTCAGTGGAGCTCATACAGAAAAAAGTGCCTCACACCAGATCTTACTTCACTGCAActatgataaagcatcaaaaagcAGGTTTGCTTTTCTGAAAGCTCCCTCCACTAGCTTCCCACCAACCACTATGTTAGATGACTCTTCAGCAACTGGCCTCTCTCCTCATAACAATCCAAACCATCTCTGTCCACACTAATTTGGAAAGAGAACTGACTGACACATGGAAATACATTcaaatgcaggaaaacagaaactccatcttaaaaacaaaaataaaataaaccccacCCTTGTGATTCTGGTCTGGCACCAAACACCAAGGCAGAATACCATAACATTCAGGCCTGTGACCAAATCTGACCTTTTCAGAAGCAGAACAAACCATAAAAGTGAAAGATGACCCAGACCAGCACTCACTTGTCCAGTCTCATATTTTCCATTCTGTTTTGGCACCTCGAACACACCAACTGTCTCCAAAACTTTGCCCTCTGGTCGGTTTCTGATTAGGAAGGAAAAGAATAAGCAACTGAAAAGCTGAGAAGGGAATGGATTTACTAATGCATCTGAAAAAGCTTCCAGGATACTGAGGGGCCAGGGCAGTAGCAGAGAAGGGTCAGGGCAGTGAAGCCAGCTGAACCACGTAAGGGTCCTGCCAAACCACCACTCCAGAGATTCTGCCTTTCCTCCTTTGAAGTCCAGCTAGAGATGCCTCCTTGGTTTCCATGAGATCTGTCTGTTCACAGATCACTTTCTTCTGATTCTCAGCATTCCTCAAATCATGCCCTCAGACCCTGCTTAATTAATTGTATCCCttgcctccctttcttccttgacCCACCTTCCTGACTTACCACAGCATTTTAACTGCCCTTTCCACCTTGCATTTCAGTTATTCATGTCCCTGTCTTATCTCCACTAGAAACTGTAATGGTAGCAATGGGAGCAATGCCTGTGTCTGATTAGCCTGTGCTTCCTCTCAGAGCCTAGTGTATAAGGGGtactcaaaataaaaaatacttgtttTGTGTTATATGATTCCATGTCCATCTCCCCTCTAAACTGCAGTCCTCACCCTGCCCTTGAAGGGCTAATCATCCCTAGATTTCCTACTGTACTCCCTGCACTGCACCTAGTAGTATTCTCCCAAACTAGTTTTTGTTCAGATTTACATCAGTTTTCTCAGGGGTCTTAAACTGCAAATAGCTATCATTTCTCCCCAAGGTCCGTGTCTAATCTCAGCCATTAAAAGGTCAGTTATCTCAGAGACCTCGCTGGACAGAGCTGCTTTTTCGAGGGGGGCCTTCAAAGCAATGCTTTCTTACTGTTTTGGAGATGTGAACGTTATGCTTCCTCCCACTTGATCCACCAGCCCCAATCTGATCAGCCTGTCCTATCCCTAGAGGCACTACTCACAACATCCCCATGGCCTCAAACCCCCTTCCccaagttacataaataaaaggtgtATCCCCAAGGTCACACTGAAACTTGGGACCCACGCAGGGCCCAGACTCGAGTCCCGTTTCCCACTTCTAGCATCTTTCTGAGGGAGGCCTTGACCCAGTCATGGGCTGAGGGTTCAAGTCAAAAGCCCTGAGACTTAATTAAAAGGCTGCCCACTAACAGCGGCGCTCGGATTCCCCCATTCGGAGAGGCAGGGTTCTCCATGGGAGGGTTACCAGTGTCCCCTCAGAGCCAGccctgcacaacccagggctcccttctctgctcttggcACGCGTCCCGGGCAACGCAGGTCGACTCTCGGCCGGGACCCTCTCCCGGGTCGAACTCCAATCACCCTCACGCAGCCCGGCCCCGTGGTCTACTCGCTGGCTGGGAACAACTTCCCAGGGCTCCCGCCCGGCCCCCGCGCTCCGTCCCTCACCGGGACGAGAGGTGCCTCCGCGTCATCGTGGTCGCCGCTGGTGGGAAGGCCCCAGCTCCACCCGCCGCACAGTACAGCCTCGGCCCCCGGGCCCCGGCCAGCGACCGGGACCACCAGCGACTGCCCACCGTCAGGGCCCGCCGGGCCACACAGCCCGCCATGTCCCGAGAGAGAGCCCGCCGGGCTGCTGACACACAGACGCACCCGCGGCCGGGCGGCCTTCCGCCCCCGCCCCACACTGCCCCGCGCCGTATCCCCGCCCCTTTGGCCCTCTGTCCCGCCCCGTGAGCTCAGAGCTCCTTCCGGCGGAGGCAGACGGAAGTCCAGGCTCGGGGTCACTGACCCTACGACTGGCTAGACATGGCGTCTT
This portion of the Vicugna pacos chromosome 16, VicPac4, whole genome shotgun sequence genome encodes:
- the POLDIP2 gene encoding polymerase delta-interacting protein 2; the encoded protein is MAGCVARRALTVGSRWWSRSLAGARGPRLYCAAGGAGAFPPAATTMTRRHLSSRNRPEGKVLETVGVFEVPKQNGKYETGQLFLHSVFGYRGVVLFPWQARLYDRDVASAAPEKAENPAGHGSKEVKGKTHTYYQVLIDARDCPHISQRSQTEAVTFLANHDDSRALYAIPGLDYVSHEDILPYTSTDQVPIQHELFERFLLYDQTKAPPFVARETLRAWQEKNHPWLELSDVHRETTENIRVTVIPFYMGMREAQNSHVYWWRYCIRLENLDSDVVQLRERHWRIFSLSGTLETVRGRGVVGREPVLSKEQPAFQYSSHVSLQASSGHMWGTFRFERPDGSHFDVRIPPFSLESNKDEKTPPSGLHW